A region of Nerophis ophidion isolate RoL-2023_Sa linkage group LG28, RoL_Noph_v1.0, whole genome shotgun sequence DNA encodes the following proteins:
- the LOC133545495 gene encoding zinc finger protein 33B-like isoform X1: MCIQSSSSPVLLPEYVVLPRTPSLVHSLAHSLVYSLVHSLVHSLVHSLVHSLVHSLVHSLVHSLVHSLVHSLVHSLVHSFVHSLEPDVCEELLLEKQECSFSMVKGDPSKRRARCHGPSGVTFSSLTQTLPCKKEEEDSLTPHIKEEAMEHSISQDGDHFEGLVEFPVTGVLVKREDDEVKSESEEKREAEPPSSSSTQHMTTEADGDHCGGSQADKLLAPLSDSEDTTSYSPDTDDEDSKELCHTDNTHFKYSHCDQSFKKHCHLKRHMKTHTGDKPVSCSICGLSFTRKDNMKDHTRTQRRKKLFVFFV, from the exons atgtgtatacaGTCCTCGTCTTCCCCTGTCTTGTTGCCAGAGTATGTCGTCTTGCCACGTACccccagccttgtccacagccttgcccacagccttgtctacagccttgtccacagccttgttcacagccttgtccacagccttgttcacagccttgtccacagccttgtccacagccttgtccacagccttgtccacagccttgtccacagccttgttcACAGCCTTGTTCATAGctttgtccacagccttgaaccag acgtctgtgaagaacttCTGCTTGAAAAACAGGAGTGTAGCTTCAGTATGGTGAAGGGGGATCCTTCAAAGAGGAGGGCCAGGTgccacggaccctctggcgtcACCTTTTCCTCCttgacacagacccttccctgtaaaaaggaagaggaagactcactgaccccccacattaaagaggaagcgatggaacacagcatcagtcaggacGGGGATCATTTTGAAGGActggtggagttcccagtgactggtgtccttGTGAAGAgggaagatgatgaggtcaaaagtgaaagtgaggaaaagagagaggcggagcctccaagcagcagctcaacacaacacatgacaacagaagctgatggagaccactgtggaggatcacaagcagacaagctcttagctccactatcagatagtgaggacacaacgtcctactctcctgacactgatgatgaagactctaaagagttatgtcacactgacaacactcacttcaaatATTCTCACTGTGACCAAAGCTTTAAAAAACATTgtcatctgaaaagacacatgaaaacacacactggagataaacctgtttcttgttcaatctgtggcttaTCTTTTACAAGGAAGGACAATATGAAAGATCACACAAGAACACAAAGGAGAAAAAAACTTTTCGTTTTCTTTGTGTGA